One segment of Chionomys nivalis chromosome 1, mChiNiv1.1, whole genome shotgun sequence DNA contains the following:
- the LOC130870910 gene encoding olfactory receptor 6C75-like → MDTLMTEATRNGTAIQEFILEGFPAVEHLGILLFLVHLMAYLASLVGNMLIIAITCEDHRLHTPMYFFLSTFSFVECCFISTVIPKLLVIFLSGRQRISFGACFTQAFVFLFLGATAFFLLAVLSLDRYLAICKPLHYHTIMSPRVCVFLVTVCLVLGFLSMAIPVAMLSRSFYCGPNVIPHFFCDFGPLANLSCSETRSIKMLFFNFALIVLFTSLLIAVFAYGNIVVTIVRLPSARERQRAFSTCSSHLIVLSLMFGSCIFIYIKPKQSSRLDTNREAALVNTVVTPLLNPAIYTLRNKQVHQALRDALSRVKFHRYHGKNALSP, encoded by the coding sequence ATGGACACGCTGATGACAGAGGCAACCAGGAATGGGACAGCCATCCAGGAGTTTATCCTCGAGGGGTTCCCTGCAGTCGAGCACCTGGGGATCCTCCTATTTCTAGTGCACTTGATGGCCTACTTGGCTTCCCTTGTGGGCAACATGCTCATAATTGCCATCACCTGCGAGGACCACCGCttacacacacccatgtacttcttcctcagcaCCTTCTCCTTTGTCGAATGCTGTTTTATATCAACTGTTATCCCCAAGCTACTGGTCATCTTTCTTTCAGGGAGGCAAAGGATTTCCTTTGGAGCCTGCTTCACCCAagcctttgtctttcttttcctgggGGCAACTGCTTTTTTCCTTCTTGCTGTGTTGTCCCTGGACCGGTATCTGGCCATCTGCAAACCTCTGCATTACCACACCATCATGAGCCCAAGGGTGTGCGTCTTTCTCGTTACTGTCTGTTTAGTTCTGGGATTCCTCTCCATGGCCATTCCAGTTGCAATGCTTTCCCGATCATTTTACTGTGGCCCCAATGTCATTCCTCACTTCTTCTGTGACTTCGGACCACTGGCAAATCTCTCCTGTTCAGAAACCAGGTCTATCAAAATGCTGTTTTTTAACTTTGCTTTAATTGTGCTTTTTACATCCCTTCTTATAGCCGTCTTTGCATACGGCAATATAGTCGTCACAATAGTGCGTCTGCCATCAGCCAGGGAACGACAGAGGGCTTTTTCCACCTGTTCCTCTCATCTCATCGTCCTCTCGCTGATGTTTGGCagctgtatatttatatacattaagCCAAAGCAGTCAAGCAGGCTGGACACCAACAGAGAGGCTGCTCTTGTGAACACAGTAGTGACCCCGCTTCTGAACCCTGCCATCTACACCCTGCGCAACAAGCAGGTCCACCAGGCTCTCAGGGATGCACTGTCCAGGGTCAAATTTCACAGATATCATGGCAAGAATGCACTTTCCCCTTGA